Genomic DNA from Phycisphaerae bacterium:
ATCATACGGTAATGATTGAGGCGGAGCAGGTTACTGCGCTGGGCGAACAGCGTGTTGAGGTTGTCGCCCTTGTATTCCAGATTAGCGGCCTCGTCCCGAACACTGAAGCTCATGTTGCTCGGCTGGGTGGCCACGTTCAGATGATCGAGCAACTTGCAGAAGTTCGGATACGTCCACTCGTTGTAGACGATAAACCCCGTGTCCACGTTGGTCGGACCCGTGGGATCGTCCACCGTGACGGTGTGTGTATGGCCGCCGATATAATCGCCCGCCTCGAAAACGGTCAGATCGTGGTCATCGTGTAGCAGATATGCGGCGACCATGCCCGAGATACCCGTACCCACGACGGCGATGCGCATCACCCGCTCCTCGATTCGCACGACGCACGCATGGTCACCGAGCGCACGCCTGCGCTGACCCGCTTCAGGTTCCAGATCAGCCCCAGGGTCTCCAGCAACCGGAGTCCGTAATACGTGATGTCGATCTCCCACCAGTAGAACCCCTGCTGCGCCGCCCACGGGCAACGGTGGTGGTTATTGTGCCAACCTTCACCGAGTGTCAGCAGCGCAAGCAGGAAATTGTTGCGGCTGTCGTCTTTGGTCTCGTAGCGTCGCGAGCCGAATAGATGGGCGAGGGAGTTGATGGTGCACGTGCCGTGGAGCAGGACCACCGTGGAAACAAAGAAGCCCCAGACGAGCATCTGCGGACCGTCTGTACCCAGGTGCGGGACCACGCGATGAAGTACGGTGCCCGCCAGGAACAGGGCGACCGCGAGCGCGGATGGAACCAGGAAGTCGAATCGGTCAAGGAAACGCAGCTCTGGATACCGCAGTAGGTCGCGCACATAGCGACTGTTGATCGCGAGGTTGTCGCGGGCCGTAAGCCAGCCCAGATGGCTCCACCAGAATCCGTGCTGCGCCGGGGAATGGGCATCCTCTTCCCTGTCGGAGTGTTGATGATGCTGCCGATGATGACTCGCCCACCAGATCGGACCGCGCTGCGCCGCCGCATTGCCCCAGACGGCAAATACGAACTGCGCCCACCGCGAAGTCGCGAACGCCCGATGGGAGAAGTAACGGTGATAGAAACCGGTAATCGCGAACATCCGGAGCAGATACAGGGCGATGGCGACCGACAGAGCCGTCCAGCTCCAACCGACCCATAACACACCGAGACATCCGGCGTGCAGAGCGACGTAGGGGATCCAGCGGACCGGATCGGTGACCTGACGACGTGGATCGTGCACAGCAGCATTGAGCTCGCGGGAATCGACCCAGCCGATGATGGAGTGGATTGAGGCTCGCATGCGCATGCTGACATTCCGTTCAGGTAGGGAAATCCTGTCGCCCCATTCCGCCACCGTCGATGAACACTCCAGCCGCCACGTGTCCGGCGGCCGAGCACCACCTTTCAAGTACTTCAGAATTCCCTGAATGACGACGGGCCCTTGAGGCATACCCAAGACTGAAAAACGTTCAAATCGTTCAGGACGAGAGTATAGCCTGGCCGTTAGCTTCGTCAACCCCGCCCGCTCGGTCACCGGGCCTTGGAGATTCCTAAAGCATTATTAATCCGCTACTTATCTGAACATGGCCTGA
This window encodes:
- a CDS encoding acyl-CoA desaturase; translation: MRMRASIHSIIGWVDSRELNAAVHDPRRQVTDPVRWIPYVALHAGCLGVLWVGWSWTALSVAIALYLLRMFAITGFYHRYFSHRAFATSRWAQFVFAVWGNAAAQRGPIWWASHHRQHHQHSDREEDAHSPAQHGFWWSHLGWLTARDNLAINSRYVRDLLRYPELRFLDRFDFLVPSALAVALFLAGTVLHRVVPHLGTDGPQMLVWGFFVSTVVLLHGTCTINSLAHLFGSRRYETKDDSRNNFLLALLTLGEGWHNNHHRCPWAAQQGFYWWEIDITYYGLRLLETLGLIWNLKRVSAGVRSVTMRASCESRSG